DNA from Ziziphus jujuba cultivar Dongzao chromosome 2, ASM3175591v1:
aaaataccATATGAAAAGAGAAGGGTGGGTGACAAGTGTGGTACATGATGTATATTGAAATTACATTCTACACACCTGTACAAGTCCAGCCAGTTAGATCTCATCCGCTTTGCCATAAACTTCCCTGGTCCCCTAGCTGATAAGCTTGCAAGAAATTCATCAGCACTAAATTGAGGAAGAAGTGGAGGGTCTACAAATGGAGAAGACCCTTCTGTTGGTGTTGTAGTCTTAAAATATGGGCCAAAAGGTGCCAAAAAATTGGTTGTGAGCTCCAAGAAATGTCGTCGCAGTATTTCATTGTTAACAACAGACATTGACTCCTCAATCCTTGGTGACATCCCAGCATCTATAAGTCTATTCAGGATAGATGTATCTGGCTTGGTTGTTGCACTGTAAGTGCTCCATATGGCTTCCCTATGTTCTGTCATGAGACAAAGGGGACCATCTCGCCTCAACTTTACAGCATTTAACAAACTTGAAGGAGAGAACTTTTTTAAGGAAAGTTGTTGAAGACCAAATACTTCTGGTTTACCAGAAATTCTGCCAGTAGAAGACCTATTAGAAAGGGCAAAGCGGTTTGAATTAGTAGCAGGGCTTCCAACTGAAACAATATGGGGGATGTTACGCAGAGCTTTAAGGAAAAAGAGGTTAGTCACACCCAAAAGCATTGGAGGAAATGTGTCTCCTTCTTGAAGTGAGTTAAGGTAGGCAAATTCAGGATCATGAATTGTAAAATAAGGTCTAAAATCGACGCTACAAAGTAGAGGCGCAATCAAACTAACAAGACCCGCCACAGCCTCAGAACATTGAGCAGGAGTTGGAGCAATGATGAGAATGGGCTCACCAATAAGTAACAATTCCCACAACACCCAAAGCTGCAATAGAAGAGCCcggaaaataccaaaaatatctGAATCATGAAAAAGGCCCTGTGGAATTGACTGATTATTTGGAAGAAAAGGAGCCATAGAAGAAGCGGATTCTTCCAACAAAATTCCACTTTCCAACGGTAAGCTATGAGCAGGTGGCAAGTTCACTTTTAGCATGGCATTCCCAATTGGAAGTTCCATAAGCTTACCATGTACAGGAGCAGGCCACATTGAAACATAAGCAGCAATATGTTCAAGAGCTCTCTTTCCAATATCAAAATACAAAGGGCCCATGATCTGTAACAATGGTTTAAACACACTCGAATAGGGTTTATGGGATAAAATTACAACAGATTTTTGTTCTCCACCCCGCTTTAGTCTCTCGTCATGTCTCTGTCGGTTGAAAACATAACCATACATGTAGCTTGAAACATTAGCATTATTGTCACTTTTCGACCTTCTAGAGAATCCTTTGTCTGTGGAGTTTATAGCTGATTCCTTATCAACAGTAGTCATCTCAGTAGAAGCCTCATTGCTTGCTTGAGAATTTTCCCGCCTCCGTAGacggaaaaagaaaatacaatcaTGAATGCTTGAACGGTTTTGGTTCTGGGAAACAGAATCAGGGAATGAACTAAAAGCAATTTCAAGTTCCTCATCTTTTGTAAGACAACCAGGTGGGTAACACTCTTCAATAAGCTGACCCTGTTCAAGATCAAACCTAATTATACAAAAGGCCACAACCCATTGTCTCAAGGATTCTGGATCAAGCTTTGGACTGAGTTCCGACTTCACTGAAAATGAAGGAGACCGACTCATTTCCAATAAATTCAATACAGAATGTTATTGATCAAAAGGCCATTCTCCATCATCTTCAGCTATCATTTCCACTATAAAACTATCAAGAATTTCATCCTCCGAAAAGCAGAAAGTAAATTTTCCCAGGGAAAGTGCTATAGAATTTCTCCACCTATAATACatgtaaaaagagaaaaataagctTATACAGAACAACCCATATAAGATCATTAACTTTTCagctaaaaacaaaacaaaaacccaaatatAAGAAGCTTTTTTGCGTGACCACAATGATCTCTAATACTCCATAGATACACCGAAGAGGATGCAGAAATAAAGAAGAAatctaaaaaaaccaaaatttaaccATGATTTCTAATCATTTCGTTATACAAACTCTGCCCAGATAAGTTAACCCCAAATTCTTGcttaaaaatggaaactttaacAGTTTACAAAACAATGCGTAAAACAATTAATTCAACCTccatattttagtatttttcccTCATCTTTTCCAGCAACCAAACATAACGCACAGATACACAGAAACGCGGCCACAACAATAACATCTCAAACTGACAATTATCAATAAATGGGTTGCTCACATTTTACCTGAATTCAATAATCTCGAACCAATCTGGATCGACCCAGttggttaaaaaatcaaatGGGTTGCTCCAGAAAACACTGAAAAGGTTGGAAGGCAATAAACTTTACACCCTGCTGGGCTTGGACAAGCCTCTGGGTCTCTATGAAACGGTAAGAAAATTGGAGGTTTTTTGAGTGTAAATTTGGCAAcaacaaaaactaaattttgATTGTTTGAAATATTAAGAGAGAAAGctctttgaccttttttttttttttttgttttttttttgtttggggcaGGGGGGGCCGCCGGGGGGGAGAGGGGGTGGTGTAAAACGAGAAATATACCACTCGGATTAAGGGAAAGGGTCTCTTTCAATCTTAGGAAACAGAAATCAAGCTGCGTCTCGGTCTCATCTAGAACTGGTACGTAATTGTACTCACTGTAAGACTTTTTGATCCTCTCTGCCGTTAGATTTTTCTTCACGTTGTATCCGTGAACCGTCCTGATTCTTTTTCAGTTAAAATAGcgttataaaagaaataatttatcagagttttgattttgatttttcttttccaaaaaaaggaaaaacgatATCCATTTTAATAAGAGAAGCAGTTTagatttcaatttaaaatattaatttgtagtCTATGAACTATAAAGCAATATTTTGTTGCCGTTGgattatgtatattttgtagGGAGAATAAAtgactttttaattaaaaaaattggcgTCATTGCAAAAGGgtttaaaattactttttaaaaatatagaatgtgtttggttaaaaaaacaaaaaaaaaaatgaaatcattattttattttgaaaaatcatattGATGGAAAGAAAGAACAACATAAACAAGATGATTCTtgataaatcaatttctaatataaAAGTGATTCCTAATAATCATATTCTAAAACGGCccctatatataatttaaaagatatatatagtgAAACAATGACATGAAAAAATGAGTATTGGAACCAATAATAACTGAACTTATCTTCATTTACACTTCAATtacttactattattattattagtattattttgaCAATCACATCCCAAATTCAAAAAAACTTATATCTCTTTAAGAGTTGGTAGTCACTCCTCTAATACACATATAGTCCCATATATGTTTTAAAGTAGAGAGAATAATATAGGTTGACATATGTATTAGATAGTACCAACTCCcataatacaatataataaaatgacatAAATCTGTACAATAGTTATGGATATGGTTTTAGATTAACTATACTATATATTAGTATCATCCAATATGATCCAATAAACTCATTAATATGTAAAAAACCCATTAATAAggatattttcataattatataagTATAATGTAAGATTTATGATCACTGAAGAATGCACGATAATAAAAAGGCATGATcaataaacaatatattgtGGCGGATTATGATGGCTAAGGGTGAACCTCATAGGAGCTGCCTTGAGAATCTCCTAGGATTTTCGGATAGTCTCCCctaatgaaatttcatttagcaatCTTAGCATCACCTACCGTGGACAACCAAAGTAcactataaaataatatctcaatatataaagataaaatcACAACAGCATGCAAATATCAATTACAGTTAACAATTAAACCCATCATACTACTAGGTTACTATTATGTCCATACTTTATATTAGAacattttagaaataaatataaatataagttatACAAATGGTACGAATAAGTTTACAAAGATAAAGACAAAGCAAGGAAATATAAAATACTGCTGCTACAGTGAAAACTGTAAAAATGATATGTGATGCATGAAGGAGACTTCCACTAATTGTATGGACCtaggaaaacaaatttaaaataagtaaaatatgagataaaaataattcaatgagtgtacaatagaaaattaatatttttattttttgtctcaaAAGCTCTTGTTTTACTCTTccgaaaagttttctttttaaaattcatttcaCAAACCCAACTTATGCCTCAAATCAATATCAAAACTAATACTtagatataataattaaataatcattaAAACACTACAAATAAGATCAATCATGATTAAATATTGACATAAAACAATATccatataaattcataaaataatcatagaaaatccataaaaatttataaatatatcataaaCCCAATAACgtaccaaaaaattaaacaatgtaTCATACGATATACTTAGTGCTACCAAGTGGTGCATGACATTTCAGACCACCATCAACAGTAATGAAAAGGAAATAGAAATCAAAACCATGGGATGAACCAATCATACAATCCTTAACATCCCAAAAGTATTATGGCAATATAAACTATGAGAATAATCCATCTCATGATCCTTAACTTCTTAAAAGTGTCATGACAATAGATAAAACATAGGGACAAACCGATCTCACAACTTTTAACATCTCAAGATGTCGTGGCAATCAAGCATGCTAATAACGTAATAACATAACCGAATAACTAGTACTACAtggtatattaattaataatactgtaccataaagcataatttaatattcaaatacaactatttatttaaatatttcaaaaattctaaATCACCATTTCATgttaaaacataaatatcaacaatgaaatatatactaccataaattattttaaaacactTTGAAAAACAAATCATCTAAAcctgttttaaaatatatacaactttTCAATCTACtttcttaaaattaattattttctaaaatgattaaaacattaattcaaatGCCAAGATATTTATATACTAAGATTTATagttcactatgaacttatTAGAATTCAAAACCATTTCAAATCTTGTCAAAGtcatacaaaataataacatatatatgtaacaatagatatttatatatgcttaaacaattatttaaataaaaccaTATGTATATGCAGAATATTTaaactatttataaattatactaatatgcctaaaacatttaaaaatataagtgcCTTCAAATGCGATATAAGTACGATATAAGTGCCTTCAAATGATATaagtgcctataatataataaactatTCTTCAAACTCCGAAAATCAAACCAAACACATGAATGCGttccaaatgttttaaaataattatataactataaaattacaataattgaACACTGAATGGTCCAAGTATACTGCGAACCATTAGGATTCAGTATTCAAAATTAAGGTCTTTCACTCGACagtcaattttatgaaattgaactttTCAATAGTTCTTACTAATATCTAATTACACTAAACCAACTCCTATTTGGTCCTAAGTTGTCCAATTTTAACTGGTATTTAGGTAATTgatcaaaaaatggaaatatattcAAATGATGTCCAAtatcacaaactttatatcaatggaaagtttGTGGAATGGTTAATAAGAATTTACATGCACCTTGGTCCGAAAACATCGCTGGTGGTCTTAAAATACGTTAGAAAATTCAGCTAGATTTGATATTGATGGATCTCTCAAACTACAAAGAATTTTGACAAACAATGGGTATTAATGGATTCAAAGAGTCCAAAAATAGTGGGTAAGAGGTAAAAATAGTTGGTAAGAGGTATGGATCAAGCTGGAATGACCGAAAAATGCCTAACTCACTGGAAAACCCACAACTCACCGTTGCTAGCCGCCAATCTTGACTTGTGCGTTAGCTAATTGATCGGAGAATTTGTGGTCGAGGTCACCTCGAGTGGGCTTCCATGATGGTAGGCTTGTGTAGTGTTCGGATGGCTAGAAAATGATCAAAACGGACTTGACCCGGTTGGTATTCAAAAGGGTTTGGGCCAACCTAGTTCAAGTCTCTCTTGGGTCTGCTGTTTTTTTGGGACTTTTTTgagtatttttaaaattgtttaatgaAAATAGGCTTCCCCACATATATATAGGCTTTTAGGTCAGTAACAGATAAAAATTTGGAATTGGTTTGGAAACTGATATAATTGTTACAAgagattttttaaaactataactTTCTAACTGTAACTCGAAATCATGAGTGCCACTAATTTATAAACTCGTATTGATGTATTTTATGCAATGATATGACAATCAAACCTAAAACTTGACTATACAAAAGTCAAACCTATGACCCATATATGGTCAAACttattcaaaaattcaaaatttcaggTATTTTCTGGGAGGGAATATAATGCCACCATAGTCAGTATAGGCAATTGCAAGGCATTAGCAGGCTATCTTATTAACGAAGCCCATCTGGTGTCCAATCCGATATCGACCAGATGTGTAATagtgatggttcaaatgtaaaacATGCACTCTCTTTGATAGTGCACTACTCCACCGCTATAATTTCATTCGAAAAAATGCGAGCTTCTCAAAAG
Protein-coding regions in this window:
- the LOC107418857 gene encoding uncharacterized protein LOC107418857 yields the protein MSRSPSFSVKSELSPKLDPESLRQWVVAFCIIRFDLEQGQLIEECYPPGCLTKDEELEIAFSSFPDSVSQNQNRSSIHDCIFFFRLRRRENSQASNEASTEMTTVDKESAINSTDKGFSRRSKSDNNANVSSYMYGYVFNRQRHDERLKRGGEQKSVVILSHKPYSSVFKPLLQIMGPLYFDIGKRALEHIAAYVSMWPAPVHGKLMELPIGNAMLKVNLPPAHSLPLESGILLEESASSMAPFLPNNQSIPQGLFHDSDIFGIFRALLLQLWVLWELLLIGEPILIIAPTPAQCSEAVAGLVSLIAPLLCSVDFRPYFTIHDPEFAYLNSLQEGDTFPPMLLGVTNLFFLKALRNIPHIVSVGSPATNSNRFALSNRSSTGRISGKPEVFGLQQLSLKKFSPSSLLNAVKLRRDGPLCLMTEHREAIWSTYSATTKPDTSILNRLIDAGMSPRIEESMSVVNNEILRRHFLELTTNFLAPFGPYFKTTTPTEGSSPFVDPPLLPQFSADEFLASLSARGPGKFMAKRMRSNWLDLYRRFLNGPNFRPWFQRRRAVAEQEQQRLWRHARMNADIQNFITKMSELEGVDSFNAIERHILGEIQLQQSGKASADSIATCQKLKGDLQAVFHVLPKDMQQLLLLNPEREALLQGSSERTKLPGRPLIEVVLSSTTPT